The genomic window taatttaatgaagaatgtaatgattttcttctgtcatgcaggcacagtctctccaTTCTTTGATCATCACTTGCTGTTGTGCACCTTTTCCAGTAGATTTTGGAGTGACTGAGTCTcttatacctcttcaaaaatatagaccagctttggttaagttttccccaatcttccttctaatttcttcatacctgtagccttgttcacttaatTGTACGATTTTACATCTCTTTCTGGGTAACTACCAACCAAattgatagcaatcacataataccctgacaaaagtcaacctaagcaagttgtgcttcccttTTCTGGTTATATGTCTATAacctttgatagaatacagataattgaataAATTTGTTGCACTACATTcttgattaaattatctttccattgctatATAATATTCTGGtattgcagtcatacctcgggttacagtcactttaggttacgtgttttcgggttgcgcactgagCCGAACCTGAAAGTACCGGAatggtttacttccaggtttcagtgctcgcacatgcgcagaacccACCAAATTATgaccacgcatgcgcagatgcaacactgcaggttgcgaacgctgcgggttgtgaacatgtctcccacacggatcatgtttgcaacccgagcatccactgtactccaaaataagtggtgttatgagccatcaaacatCTGAAATGCACTTTTTTCTAAAAGGCTTTCACAATTTTACCACTACAGTATATCAaagaaagcaacattcaacaacccATCAGAATCTAATAAgaaatatgttggttaatgacaaaaCACAAAGGTAATGAACACACCCCCAACTTCTTTCAGTTCTTCttcatttgttcctgaggctttaatccctttttgtctccattgcagattgtgatgaattgcAGATCGAGAACAAGGCTGAACAAGAcaaaatccccagagaggagaagccatgCAAAAATTTGGAGTATGGGGAGAGCTGCAGTCAGTGTGGGGAgagctccagtctcacttcccatcagagaattcataccggggagaaaccctatcagtgtggggaatgtggaaagagcttcactgatagctcctctctcacttcccatcagagaattcatacaggggagaaaccctatcagtgtggggaatgtggaaagagcttcagtcagagctccagtctcacttcccatcagagaattcatacaggggagaaaccctatcagtgtggggaatgtggaaagagcttcaggaagagctcccatctcacttaccaccagagaattcatacaggagagaaaccctatcagtgtgtggaatgtggaaagagattcaggaagagctcccatctcacttaccaccagagaattcatacaggagagaaaccctatcagtgcgtggaatgtggaaagcgtTTCAGTCACTgttccaatctcacttcccatcaaagaattcatacaggggagaaaccctatcagtgtgtggaatgtggaaagagcttcagggagagctctggtctcactaagcatcagagaattcatacaggagagaaatcctatcagtgtggggaatgtggaaagagcttcagcagaAGCTcctatctcacttcccatcagagaattcatgcaggggagaaaccctatcagtgtggggaatgtggaaagagcttcagtcacagctctgatgtcactaagcatcagagaattcatacaggggagaaaccctatcagtgtggggaatgtggaaagagcttcagtcagagctcccatctcacttctcatcaaagaattcatacaggggagaaacccttcatTATATTGCTTTAGGAGCCAGGCTAATAcgcacctttttaaccaggcctttggctgattgacatctaaggcccttttaaaatgtggtggggaGTTGAGTTACcgatgtgtattttgtgtttttatgttgtgtttttatgttgtaactgtcCTGAGACATGTGGGAACAGGAGTCAACAACTAGAGGCCAAGGGGTTTTTGCCCCCCAATagtatatttgagggggccaccaccccagttgataggcattgccattccaatggCCTGCAtgcgtcatgtgattgattgtgcaagGAGGGCCTTACCTGGCTTTATACTGAGGCTTTATACCTGAGTACATACATGACATAATCGGATACAATCGCACACGGCAGCAAAAAGAAAACCAATGAGAGCATTCAAGGCTTGCCCCCTGATCATGTAAAGAGTTCtctcccaacttctgctttttcAGTCTGAACATGCATTTAACCTTTCCCCTGATTTATggtaaggaggaagaaaaaggaacttCGGCCCTTACGCTCCTACGCGGCCGTCTGCTATACCGGGACATTCTGCGGTTAGCATCTTCCTGTTTGAGCTACTCGGGACCCTGTCTGGACAGGGGGGAAAGTGCCAGCACAGCAGATTTATTGCTTCCCCCTTATGTTAGCGAGACATTGAGAAGAACAAGGAAGGGAACTGGGGCAGAGTTCATTTCGGATTCTTCCAATCTAAGCAATTTGCTATAAGCTTTTGCAGAAGCCGTCATGAGTCAAACATGGATTATATAAAAATCATTATAAGGATATATGGTTATATGGCtaactgattatatgaaaagCATAAGGGTGAAATTCCTCCAGGTGGTCCTGCTTCACCCTAACCTCAATAAAACAATCCACAAACAGGCTGAAATCTGACAAACAAGCAGCACATTGGGGCTGCCAGAGCATATCAACACCCTCATCTCTACCCCAACATACCAGTGATGTTAATAACATTAGCAACATTGCTTATGGACCCTATATCCAAGATAGGCGTCACAAagacggttggaggatggatggcggccaacagattgaggttgaatcctgacaagacagaagtactgttttggggggacaggaggcgggtgggtgtggaggactccctggtcctgaatggggtaactgtgcccctgaaggaccaggtgcgcagcctgggagtcattttggactcacagctgtccatggaggcacaggtcaattctgtgtccagggcagctgtttaccagctccatctagtacgcaggctgagaccctccctgcctgcagactgtctcgccagagtggtgcatgctctggctatctcccacttggactactgccatgcgctctaggtggggctacctttgaagctgacccagaaactacaactaatccagaatgcggcagctagactggtgaatgggagcagctgccgagaccacgtaacaccggtcttgaaagacctacattggctcccagtgcgtttccgagcacaattcaaagtgttggtgctgaccttcaaagctctaaactgcctcggtctagtatatctgaaggaatgtctccacccccgttgttctgcctggacaatgaggtccagtgctgagggccttctggtggttccctcactgcgagaagcccagttacagggaaccagcccagccagatgggcgggatataaataataaattattattattattaagacactTAACACCGTTTCACTGATCACTTCCTATCACAAACAACAGGGAGGATGGCCTGACCTTGAACCAAGAACTCCatgccagctgagacctaggaccaactgGCTAAATGCCAGGTGGCCCATGGTACCCCAAataaacacctatatgactacatggGGGATACTTTCTGCAACCCACCCcccactctttaacccaaatctaatTCTAACCTCTAGGTCAGCGCAATTTCACTGGTTTGATGGACAATAGAAGGTGGGAGACTCAGGGCAACCCGGACGGGCTGGCATGGAATCACCCTATATAGTAGATAAGCAAGAGGGCTGGCTTAAAAGGaattacattaaatgtgagggggttgggaaaccccatcaaaagaaaatgcATCACCTTGTATGTacacaccatgaaaccacacatagCCTTCCTACAATAAATACACAACCCTCCCAAACTCCTGAGCGATCCCTGCTTCAGTCAACAATGAGTTGCACCTGGCTCAGCAAAGTCCTGTGGAGTAGCCATAATACTCAGCACAGACCTGAACTTCAaagccacaacagtcctcaaagACAAAAGAGGCAGACTCATTTttgctaaagggacactagatggcaaaactAAACTGACAGTTGGCTCCATATATGCCGCAGACCTGAAACAGCTAGAGTTCAtacaaaaaacattaaacaagTTCCTCTCCTCCGAAGGGGAAGCAATTCCGGGCGGTGGGGGGGTGACCTCAACCTAAATATGAAAAGCATATCCCTGAAAGACACCcccctacaaccccatgggcaaccttcctccgaaggaaacccccaacaattAGGGACTCTTACAAGTTgctaaaaatgctaaaaacagGGGTGTCTGACATTTGGGGTGAAGAAAACCCAGGAGACACCAGCCACACATTCTTGTCTGGGCGCCATGGCACAGTATCCATCTGGacagcattttttttatatatataaaatttttattagggtttttacattacaaaatagaaaaagaaaaaatacaaaatacaaaataaaaatagttaaaaacaatcttttcatcacattatttttcattaacttgtttcccagacctccccgtacctcccttttttgtattccagttcaatttattagcttagcagtttctttccctctttattctatccaaatctttaatcttaagttattataacattaaatttttacttataaaaaaaaccattttttcatattcttttaccccattacagctagaaaccacttaccgtatttttcgctctataacacgcacccgaccataacacgcacgtagtttttagaggaggaaaatccgtaggcatgccacccgtaggcattccctccataacacgcacagccatttccccttactttttaggaggaaaaaagtgagtgttatggtgaaaaaaatacggtaatttcaatccaacatcattctaacattcattaattttacaatatctctgtaaatagtctttaaatttcttccagtcatcctccaccgactcttctccctggtctcggattctgccagtcatttccaccaattccatgtagtccatcaccttcctctgccattcttccagggtgggtagatcttgtgtcttccaatactttgcaataagtattcttgctgctgttgtagcatacataaagaaagttctatccttctttaacaccgattggccgactatgcccaggagaaaggcctctggtttcttcaggaaggtatatttaaatacctttttcatttcattataaatcatctcccagaaagccttaatccttgggcacgtccaccaaaagtgaaagaatgtaccttcagtttctttgcatttccaacatttattatcaggcaaatgatagatttttgctagcttgactggggtcatgtaccacctgtatatcattttcataatattctctcttagggcattgcatctggacagcattctgctcacacaaggtctgatcccctcagtagaatcaaTGAACAtgggtaacattaaaatcacagatcacgccccagtagaagttacCCTCAAAATAGGAGGGGGGACACAagccaccccatcatggtccttcagtcccatccgaaccacaaataaacagagagagtctcacaaaactacttcaaggaaaacaatGTAGACAacaaacaacccccctcctatgggatgcaatgaaagcggtcaccagaggagcttgcataaaagagaaagcatccagacttccgggttggcgccattgtttaatggcggattccctccgagctccggagggaatcggctccgtagcgtctgggtctggccgctgcggcgaagcggggacccttaaaatcacaggcgcggatgcctgtgaacacagagactcggcgggcaccatttgcgccccccccaatccgcgccggagcctttttaaaggcttcggagcggaggcagggtgaggcgcggtgctgagagtactccctcgcctacggagtgaagccgcaagccatagacagagagcgccaacttcttccaagaccgactggactctaaaatataaacccgtgagtaatacggagattggaacgttaaaaaacttaattctggatttggaacgagcgggaaggggctaaaaaggaagtcacccccccctctttgtaaacaatttaaagcaaaggactgggcaactaaggtcgagagaacctgtttcttagtgaaaagatcttgatttcacggttttgacactataaggatttactggaggataaaaagaatttggggactgaaatttcacccccccccgagacccgggaacgtcctaagagaaagtctgttgcatggaagattttgacagctgtcaagagagctgcgagtcagctagttgccagctggaaaagagaacattgtttctgctgtttttgttgttttatttgaaaataacgagggctgatacaaattaactggacttttggttttgagttgaaaggaatattaaggaactaaaatccccctagaggggtaatagggatactacattacaaaaatggctggagcacgtaaatttcaagcagaactggatagaacactcgctctcttgggaaatttgaaagatgaatacaatgttatgtctacaaagatatcactactacactggacagtgaacaacagttttgagcctgataaggacttgaaacaggaagcctacttaactgaacaagtaaatgaaactgaaagtgcagaaatgatggagcaaggtgctgtctttgaagaaaatgaaggagaagcaggagatgtgcaggagttaaaggagagttacaatatgaggcctgacatgatgataaaaaaggacaataaaaattggatgtggaaagcctggtctgaatgggagattataaatctgcggaaggtgaaagctggagccttggggacatctggatctgtaagaaatttgaaacaagagttggagccccccataggcttcgtgttcaagtatggaagactggctggaagcaacaaggattctgctgggccggagcccctccgagacttggggtttaacattaaggactatcaaagagaccggcagaaaggaactgagagagataaaagggcctcggacgtgaggtctccaggctaaataaataacataaagactgatggacattggttggggactggaaccgggaaaaagggcgggtggaggttgggatccaaagggtacataaggataatttgtttttcttttcatttttaattagtggtaaggaaattgggtaaatcgtggaagggaaattttggtcgactttaggaaaaaggtttaagaacaattaatgaggtataagtattgatgtgtgtttttaataaggtaaaattggtttcttcctttttaaattaattgaaaataagattgtaaaaaataaatggaggaaatggaaaaaagaggcaaagtaaaataatggtatgttagaataaatgtataaattaaggtaaagaaataagttaaggacttgctgaactgataatttaaattggaatacaagaaggggaggtgtgaggaggtctgagaaataaggttaagaacaataagtatgaataattttatgtgtttttttctattttttctttttttgttgtttaattttgttatgtattttttttgtttattttttgttcttgtttaattcttgaaaatgctaataaatatttaataaaaaaaataaaaataaaagagaaagcatcccttaaaaaacaaacctccttaaAAGTTAGCaagatagaacaagacatcacggCCCTCTCATCATGctacaaacaggatctaaaaaaatTCTTAAAGCTATAGAACAAAAACAGAGAGAACTAGATTCcctagaaatcaacaaaacaatgatcaacattctatactctaaacaatgCTTCTACAAGTATGGAGGGGAAAGCTCCAGACTATTAGCAAACAggtgtaggaaaaaagcactcagaaCAAGAATACATTGCAACACCAAAAaggacggcaacataacattccccccaaagaaataacctcagaatttgcagaattgtactccaacctatacacctcccataactgatgaggaacaggaattcatggacagtcttatcaccccagaggaaatagatacagtcctcaaaaacctgaaaccacacaaagccccagggccCAGACAGctttacagcagaattctataagaaattcaaagaacccctgatgccctacatgacccacCTATTCAATGACATCATCAAAGGGGGCCCCATTCCAAAAACCTGGACCTACTCCAagatagtctccatcccaaaaccactgaagtacagcctcaaagtagaatcattcTGCCCAATCTCAATAATAAACCATGACTATAAGATAcccacatcaatcttggccaaccgcctaaaaatcttcctacacaagttaatagtcccagaccagactggctttgttcctggccgcaatataacagaccccatcaggaaactactgaatctgattgaacacagcaaggcaactaaactcCCACTGACAATTATGTTCCTAGAAATCCAAAAAGcttttgattgcttagagtggaaatatattttagaagtactaactaacatgaaatttggccccaacttcctacaaaccctcaaacaaatatacacccgagcctcagcaaaatgcaagaCTAACAATAATACCATAGCAATCCAAAGAGGCAGAAAACAAgggtgcccactgtctcccttcctattcatcctggctctggaaccttTAACAATCCAAATCCGAGCAGCTGCAGACATCactggagtggaaataaaaggcagaaactATAAATCAGGGCTCTTGGCAGATGACCTAGTgctcacaacaccagaccccataaacacagcaacctccctaaccggagaactcaacacatttgcaatggtatcgggcctacaggtaaattttgcaAAGTCAGAAGCAGTGTGCTTCAACACCCCCCTTACACCCCAAAATAATTTGCCAACGTCACCAAGATAAAACTTTGCCGCACCAGgctcagatacctaggggtacaaacaaccagaaacctcaacaaaTTATACCTCTACAACTACAACCCCTTGTggtgacaaattaacaaagacctaaagagatgggaCAACACAaacttcactctctcagacaaagtAGCcatgatcaccctcccaaaactaacctacctatacCAAACCTCCCAATATGGATTCCCTCAGCCACAAGTGGCAGAAAAAACTACAAATTCCCAAAATCCAATTATTCTGGACAACAACCATatgagaaatatgcaaaataactaagcaagtattagaagttaCCCCAGAAATGgtcctactaaacatcttccaagacaataacgcccactcacatcacaaagagctcataacccacctactctcagctgccggaaacatcatagccagacactggagagacctgtcaggagtaagcatgaaccaatggtaccaaatagtatgggaaatagccttattagaaaaactaaccaatgaactgaaactgacacggggataAATAGAAGACGCCTTCACTCTGGTATGActcccaacagcatatgaatcaagatggctaacctgatccaaagcACCCACccgccccactcacacatgaaaacaaagaccaccacagccaaccacaaacaaacaagcacaccctgggccaaccccaacctctcactaccaaaggaacacaagcaaattGTAGAGAACCCACACGattatcgcaaagcattggaagacacaagatttacccacccgggaagaatggcagatgaagttgatggacttcacggaactggcggaaatgactggcagaatccgagaccagggagaagagtcggtggaagaagattggaaaaaaattaaagactatttacagaaacactgtaaaattaatgaatgttagaaggatgctggaatgaagttatatggctttagcagaaatgttataaagaattaagtaaaaatagattgttaatgggccaaaggggaaaaaaataaggttagattgtgttaagataaattataggacaaaaactgagaaagatggaaaggatttgctgaaatagctaactgaactagaatacaaaaaagggaggtgtgaggaggtcgttgaaacaagtaaatgaaagataagatatggaaatattggatgtgtttttaattgtttctgtttttgttttgttaagataagtagtgttttttgtttttcatgtattgtattgttttgctttgtttaactctttttcttctttttgtaatctttaaactcttaataaatattactttaaaaaagagagagagagaagccacacgagtgacgctgacacaaaaccccacacatacattaagtaaaatagaaactgTGAGGAGAACCAGAGATTTTAGGGTTAATAGCTCATGGAGTGACGGcctgccagtggggggggggtgttcacaTGGGGGGGTCTGCTTTGTTATGTGAGCTTTTCACTTTCGGGGTTTTTTGCTACCATACAGGCTCTCTCTCCCGGCCTGTTTCtctgctgtaaataaagcttCTTAGATTAGGAAGAAGCTGCCTGCTGAGTGTTTTTCTGCTTGCCTGAGATTCCTCCACACAGAGCACACACCGCGGATCGCAACGCAACACTGTGCTACACATCCTGAGCGGAGCTGAGGCGCAGCTGAAGTGTGCCGGGTGTTCAATTTCAGAGGTTATGGCTGCATAACACAACAGAAACAttgtcaccccaccccacccccattcaccatgcccccacctctttcccccttttcttcctaattcaacactaatgtctcagcagaggaaactgatctgtagaaaatgtaacttgaaaaaggagaaattgcacatacttttgtaaaccaagaaataaaatatgttgtgttttttttttaaagagaggcatcccagcccagagtctggctgctgcattggggaccagtttcccagtgtctcccagggcagctccccacggaggccacggcagcctgttacgaaaaaggagcaatgcagcagcgagctccagatggctggaaagccaaacaggatgttgatgtttgggactgtaccgtgggaacaaaggaacagtctattcattgtactgagcaccggatgttagctcagagtgtcatctgacctgtactggaagtacagggcaggagtttttctctctctctgctgttgatgttaagagagtgcagacacgtttctctgtactgctggaaagacagaaataaaggcatgtaaatacatttctgcctgtctccttcccctccctggggatggcaggggaggagtggtgtgttcttctcacgctagaggaggatcgccgattgagatctcgcctgatcttgccgggagtcgcagacggggaggtcaaca from Podarcis raffonei isolate rPodRaf1 chromosome 4, rPodRaf1.pri, whole genome shotgun sequence includes these protein-coding regions:
- the LOC128412012 gene encoding zinc finger protein 79-like, which encodes MEASYVKDSRLAERVEFENAELTSGPDIAFATNLLSREASKPSVNAWHGIKRVLRYLQDTKDFSLKLSAADCDELQIENKAEQDKIPREEKPCKNLEYGESCSQCGESSSLTSHQRIHTGEKPYQCGECGKSFTDSSSLTSHQRIHTGEKPYQCGECGKSFSQSSSLTSHQRIHTGEKPYQCGECGKSFRKSSHLTYHQRIHTGEKPYQCVECGKRFRKSSHLTYHQRIHTGEKPYQCVECGKRFSHCSNLTSHQRIHTGEKPYQCVECGKSFRESSGLTKHQRIHTGEKSYQCGECGKSFSRSSYLTSHQRIHAGEKPYQCGECGKSFSHSSDVTKHQRIHTGEKPYQCGECGKSFSQSSHLTSHQRIHTGEKPFIILL